GCCCGGCACAGTCTTGCCCCCTATCATGGCGATCAAATCATCATAACGGCCCCCGCCGCCCAGCGCGCTCTGCGATCCGCCGTCGGCAGGTTGAATCTCAAATACAGTTTTAGTGTAGTAATCCAGCCCCCTGACAAGCCTGTGGTTTAAAACAAATTTGATATTCAGGGCAGCGAGATAATTCCTCAATGAGTCGAAGTGTTGGCCGCATTCCGGGCAAAGATAGTCGGCGCTTTTGGGGGCCAGATCGGCTGCAGACTGGCAGTCAGGCTTCTTGCAATCCAGCAGCCTTAAAGGATTCTTCTCAAGCCTGACGCGGCAGTCGTCACACAGATGTTCTCCCAGCGGAGCGTAGTGTTCCTTCAATTTTTGCAAATGGCCCGGGCGACACTTTTTACAGCCGATGCTGTTTAACTGCAGCGAGAAATCCGTCAGTCCCAGCGACCCGAAGAAGCTGAGCGCCATCTGGATTACTTCTGCATCAAGCAAGGGAGATTGTTCCCCGATGGCCTCGCAGCCGAACTGGTGGTGCTGCCGGTAACGTCCCGCCTGTGGTCTCTCGTAGCGAAAGATATCGGCGAAATAAAACAGCTTTACAGGCTGAGGGAGGTTATCCATGCCGTGCTCCAGATAAGCACGGCAAACGGGCGCAGTGCCCTCCGGCCTTAGGGCCATTTCGTTATCACTGCGGTCCTTGAAGATATACATCTCCTTGCTAACGATATCCGTGCCCTCTCCCACGCTACGCAGAAAGAGGCCCGCCTCCTCAAAAGCAGGAGTGCCGATGCGGCTGTACCCGTACAGGCGGCAAATCTCCAGCGCCCTGTCTTCGATATAGCTCCAGTAGGGCTGTTCCTCCGGCAAAGTATCGGCTGTGCCTCGCGGTGCTTTAAACAAATGCGTTCTCCCTCTCAGGCCATTATTATATTACAGGCGGTCATAAAAATGCTCATTCT
The nucleotide sequence above comes from Dehalococcoidia bacterium. Encoded proteins:
- the hisS gene encoding histidine--tRNA ligase — protein: MFKAPRGTADTLPEEQPYWSYIEDRALEICRLYGYSRIGTPAFEEAGLFLRSVGEGTDIVSKEMYIFKDRSDNEMALRPEGTAPVCRAYLEHGMDNLPQPVKLFYFADIFRYERPQAGRYRQHHQFGCEAIGEQSPLLDAEVIQMALSFFGSLGLTDFSLQLNSIGCKKCRPGHLQKLKEHYAPLGEHLCDDCRVRLEKNPLRLLDCKKPDCQSAADLAPKSADYLCPECGQHFDSLRNYLAALNIKFVLNHRLVRGLDYYTKTVFEIQPADGGSQSALGGGGRYDDLIAMIGGKTVPGIGFAAGLERIVLNLKTQNIKVTPGDRPAVYIACLGEDARVEAVKLSAALRGEGISLLTSSGERSLKAQLRNANTAGVRYTAIIGGDEMKAGTTMVRNMETGEQQEMRPDELIALLKDAK